From one Perca flavescens isolate YP-PL-M2 chromosome 4, PFLA_1.0, whole genome shotgun sequence genomic stretch:
- the cav3 gene encoding caveolin-3 yields the protein MADQYQYNTNTNEEKIVKDSHTKEIDLINRDPKQINEDVVKVDFEDVIAEPDGTHSLDGVWKLSYTTFTVSKYWCYRILSAVFGIPVALLWGFLFACISFCHIWAVVPCIKSCLIESQCISRIYSLCIQTFCDPFFEALGKIFSSVRVALRKEV from the exons ATGGCGGATCAGTACCAGTACAATACCAACACCAACGAGGAGAAGATTGTGAAGGATAGCCACACCAAGGAGATTGATTTAATTAACAGAGATCCAAAGCAGATCAATGAGGACGTGGTGAAG GTGGACTTTGAGGATGTCATTGCAGAGCCTGATGGTACACACAGTCTGGATGGGGTGTGGAAGCTCAGCTACACCACCTTTACTGTGTCCAAGTACTGGTGCTACCGCATCTTGTCTGCTGTCTTCGGTATCCCTGTTGCTCTGCTGTGGGGCTTCCTGTTCGCATGCATCTCCTTCTGCCACATCTGGGCCGTGGTTCCCTGCATCAAGAGCTGTCTGATTGAGTCGCAGTGCATCAGCCGCATCTACTCTCTCTGCATCCAGACCTTCTGTGATCCCTTCTTTGAAGCCCTGGGCAAGATCTTCAGCAGTGTGCGTGTTGCACTGCGCAAAGAAGTCTAA